A stretch of Xenopus laevis strain J_2021 chromosome 8S, Xenopus_laevis_v10.1, whole genome shotgun sequence DNA encodes these proteins:
- the s100a10.S gene encoding protein S100-A10-like isoform X2, which yields MVAPSELEHAMEKMMLTFHKFAGEKNYMNREDLQKLLESEFSEFLKNQNDPLTVDKIMKDLDDCRDGRVTFHSYFSLIAGLLCACDDYYVKHMKP from the exons atggtggccccctctGAGCTAGAACATGCCATGGAGAAAATGATGTTAACTTTCCACAAGTTTGCCGGAGAGAAGAACTACATGAACCGGGAGGATCTGCAAAAGCTTCTGGAGAGTGAGTTCTCCGAGTTCTTGAAG AACCAAAATGACCCACTGACCGTGGACAAAATCATGAAGGATCTGGACGATTGTCGCGATGGGCGAGTGACCTTCCACAGCTACTTCTCCCTCATAGCCGGTCTCCTCTGCGCCTGCGACGACTATTATGTCAAACACATGAAACCCTGA
- the s100a10.S gene encoding protein S100-A10-like isoform X1, protein MVAPSELEHAMEKMMLTFHKFAGEKNYMNREDLQKLLESEFSEFLKNQNDPMTVDKIMKDLDDCRKGQVTFHSYCSLIAGLLIASNEYYVKHMKKR, encoded by the exons atggtggccccctctGAGCTAGAACATGCCATGGAGAAAATGATGTTAACTTTCCACAAGTTTGCCGGAGAGAAGAACTACATGAACCGGGAGGATCTGCAAAAGCTTCTGGAGAGTGAGTTCTCCGAGTTCTTGAAG AACCAAAACGACCCCATGACCGTGGACAAAATCATGAAGGACCTGGACGACTGCCGCAAAGGGCAAGTGACCTTCCACAGCTACTGCTCCCTCATAGCCGGTCTCCTCATCGCCTCCAACGAGTATTACGTCAAACACATGAAAAAGAGGTGA
- the s100a11.S gene encoding uncharacterized protein s100a11.S, translating to MAQMRTDPPTEMERNMEKIIVIFQRFAGRDGCADTMTYQEFEDFMKTELCSFTFNQKNKDILKQLMKSVDGGMDKKPDNKLDFQEFLNLIGGMMVGCHAALCQLPEGYKPKPSDKKPTDTESAMERIVLVFQKYAGKGGDKYQMDYKEFDAFMKTELKTFTRSQKDPNIVQKLMKQIDGSVDDQKDGQINFQEFMNLVGGIMVSCQEMMLRSTRPNKH from the exons ATG GCACAAATGCGCACAGACCCCCCGACAGAAATGGAGCGCAACATGGAGAAGATAATTGTGATTTTCCAGCGTTTCGCGGGGAGGGACGGCTGTGCCGACACCATGACGTACCAGGAATTCGAGGACTTCATGAAAACCGAGCTCTGCTCTTTCACCTTT AACCAGAAGAATAAGGACATCCTGAAACAACTGATGAAGTCCGTCGATGGGGGGATGGACAAGAAACCAGACAATAAATTGGACTTCCAGGAATTCCTCAATCTGATTGGTGGGATGATGGTGGGCTGCCATGCTGCTCTGTGTCAACTCCCAGAGGGCTACAAG CCCAAACCATCTGACAAGAAGCCCACGGACACTGAGTCGGCCATGGAGAGAATTGTGCTCGTTTTCCAGAAGTACGCGGGCAAGGGCGGCGACAAGTACCAAATGGACTACAAGGAATTCGACGCTTTCATGAAGACAGAGCTGAAAACGTTCACACGG AGCCAGAAGGACCCCAACATTGTGCAGAAGCTGATGAAGCAGATTGACGGCTCGGTGGATGACCAGAAGGACGGACAGATCAACTTCCAGGAGTTTATGAACCTGGTGGGGGGCATCATGGTGTCGTGTCAGGAAATGATGTTGAGGAGCACTCGCCCCAACAAACACTGA